Sequence from the Mugil cephalus isolate CIBA_MC_2020 chromosome 20, CIBA_Mcephalus_1.1, whole genome shotgun sequence genome:
GGGTAAGCGCACCCGAGCATCCATATTTTACACTCAAAGTTTCACCGAGGAGGCATTACCTGCCCCAGGTGTCCTTGTATGTgactttgtttcttcttctcccagaGGCTGAGGAGGAACAGGAAGCTGAGCccgaggaggaggcggaggcgaacgagcaggtggaggtggaggaagatggaggtCAGCTGGGGATGACCGCACCACATATCACACAAGATTGTTGTCTTGTCTAGAGACACAGTTAACTGGCACTAACTCACATATCAACTTCCTCTCTATCCTACTCTCCCACTGGCTGACGTTGTGCTGATCCGGCCAATCAGAGCTTCAAGAGTACCAAGGTAGGGACACATACATCTCCACCAGTGTCACTTTAACACCACATTCACTGCTAATAATAATCTGTTTTGGCGGAAATGTTTTACCTTTAAGATGTGCAGATTTTGAAATAATGTCCGCCTGTGCATAGGTTGAATACACGTTTGCATGCAAACATCAGATGTGTTTTACTCCTGCAAGACATTCTCTGTGGGTTTAAACCTAGGTGGCCAAGAACCAGAGTTCATATTCATGCTCTGTCAAGAATTaggtgaaaataataataataattataataataacaataacagttTGTATTTCAGTGTCGAACTTTGCTGGTTAGCTTGTGGGTCTTTAGCCCCGCCcactttttgcaaaaaaaaaaaaaaaggtcatacCCAAAGTAGATTGAaagctgttcatgaacattttggagctcatgcatgatcttggtctcttttaaaagccaagacactgaagtttctatcacaaaagtcagaatcgctcgaagtggttttgttcttgagtaatcaaacttggcacacagttaaaaaataagaagttgttgggctCGcctgaatattttttgttttgctatgTGATGTCggctgtgttggttgaaatCTATGATGTCTCtaattggttcaaaaagctactgctgtcctATATACGATCCAGTGGAATGTTTAATGTAACCTAATAAATTAATTTCCCCTCTGAGAATGTTTAATGTAGGAGTAAAAAGTCTGATAGACATGAGCACAAACGTTgtataggggaaaaaaaaaatgtgcacagaaaTGTTCAACGAAACTACATTTCCCTGCAGCCACAGTAGGTGGCGCATACTTGCATGATGGGAAATTGTAGTTCTGTTCGGAAATAGCTCGATATTTTGGAACGTATCTTGCTTTGTTTCTGGTAAAGGCAGCATCCAGCTGCTGGTTAGCTTAGTTTACCACAAAACAGCTGGACGTAGCTAATAGCTAGCAGCAActagtttttatgctaagctaagctagctgacTTCTGGGTGTAGAGTGCattccaaaatgtcaaactatttctGTTTGAACGATAGTAACTTGGGGCTTCTTACAATCATTTCATTGTTCTCTCaccttttttctctctatcctATTATTTCCCTACCCATTTATGCCTCTCTATATTCATGTGAGTtactttccttccctttcctctttAATTCCCCccctgctctccctcctctccttttttccctTGGTTTTCACCTcgtttgcatttcatttcaacCACAACTGATAACTCTTTTGTCATCCCCACGTCTGATTTTGCTGCCACACCTCCATCTTTCATTCTGTCTGTATGTGCCTGCTCCGTCAGATCATGACGCCCAGGAGGAAGGTGAGAAACGGTACCTAACATATTAAAATTAGATTTACATTTGCAAATCTTACTGAGCtcctttaacaaaaaatatttacagcaaTGCTTATTAGTACTCAAATCTTCTAAATTATTACTGTagagacactttatttatttcagatttaatgTAAGTGACAGATGTCCAGGATTAATAAAGAAggtgttttagttttgtcaCAACTAATAATTGCGTTTTCTTTTCCCAGTCCTGTGCTTTCAGTCATACTAATtattacatttcacattttaacttttcaccatttaaatttcttttgtctcttttccgTGCAGAGGAGGAGCGCCCCAAGCCCAAGTATGTTCATTCATCTTCTCTTCTGAGATTTATAGTAGTAGAAGAAGTCTTTCTGTCCAAATAATGTTGTGTAACTTGCAGATGTGTacttcttccttccttgtttcaGGCCAATGGTTCCTCAACTTGCTCCTCCAAAGATTCCTGAGGGGGAGAGAGTGGACTTTGATGTGAGTGGGAAGATATTTGATTTTGCAGCTGcatcaaaaaaaatgttcccatGAACAGTCGGCAAAAAGGCAGAAAATTTCAATGTTCAATGAACTTTCACAGGAGTTCCTCATTGGTTGGTACTTGGACCATTTTCATATCCGTCCCAACAagctctgtaacaactccaacCAAACTCTAGACGcagctgtgtctttgtttttgctaGTCAGGTAGGGTCATACAGAatcatacaaatatttgtatcgCCAAACCTCCTCCGTTGACCTTTCTTCGATgagttccatctttatttatccaaaataatcaattcCAAATttttggagatggagaagcagccagaaatactgaaGCAGTTACACGGTACTAACaatggaccaatcacagctcttgcgctcttggtgcatagttacatttctggggcaggtgcacgtcaggctagcAGCCTAAACCGCCAATCTATAACAGCTAATCAACATATTTTATGAGCTAGAAAACTACACCTGAGGTCCATGTTTGGCCCAAGCGGCGACCTCCGGGTccgagcgatgaagcccatgtggaagtgcaaaaacttgcagttcatcgagtggccgcttgaggctccccccatgttaaaaaacccaacattacagcattattaaacatgtttacaacctggtacaaaaaaaaaaacgattttatTCTCAACAGTtcatttcactattcatgacaactgtataaTTGAGGGTGTTCCAGCTTGGAGTGCACTTTGGGCTTCAGCTTCGAGCCAATGATTTGGACATGTAACAATTCACCTACCTTTGAATTCCCAAAAGATAATATGTCAAGACCAATGGTTATTAATACATCATATGTCACTGTTATCTTCTCGGGACCCAGAAGGCGGTACCGATATCTGTCTCTGACATTGTTCCAACCAGGACATTCACAGAAAGCGTATGGAGAAGGACTTACTGGAGCTGCACACTCTGATCGACGCACACTTcgagcagaggaagaaggacGAGGAAGAACTCATTGGTCTCATGGAGAGAATTGCAAGTTTACTTTCATACTTAATACTTAGAAGATGTTCAGAATAAGCACTGAAATATAAACTGGATTTTCTTCCTTAAATCTACTTCTTAAATcttcttttttactttaatttcccTCAGGAGCGTCGTCGGTCAGAGAGAGCAGAGATCCAGAGGGTcagagcagagaaggagaaggacagaCAGAACAGGATTGCGGTAACAAAATCTCATGAAACACATCTCTAATCTCCAACATGTAACAACATGTCCATTAGGAGGATAAACACTGTGTTCCGTTATATGTACAGTTTTTCCTTTGAATATTTGAAGACAAATAACTTAACGAGCTGCGTTGCTTGAAATATTTTTCCTTTCTGTGTCCATCTGGCAGGAAGAGCgtcacagaaaagaagaagaggaggccaAGAAGAAGGCCGACGACGatgccaagaagaagaaagtgttaACTGGCATGGGAGCAAACTTTGGAGGCTTCCTGGCCAAGGTCAGACATCCAGCTGTTTGTGCAGCTGTGGAGGCTTaattaggggctacggggccTGCGGCCTCAGGCAAAGGGACTccattcaattcagttttatttatatagcgccaataacaatacaaattgtctcaagatgctttacaaaaaccagcctgcaacctccagagcaagcctcttttaacaggaagaaaccttgagcagaacccagctcacatggagggacccatctgccgaaggccagtcgggtagaaacagagaagatagagagaaaagaagagcaggagaaacaagataaacaaacttctgtcatagatacatacatcaaccTGAAGGAAACATGCAGGGTCTAGttatataacacatagctgatgatctgtgacagtttgtgagtataacaggaatcatgggcaggttggtgaattgttcatctaggtaggagtggacaactggaggaggccatgatgactggagcagatgtagtttatggagctccacaggtctgatattcagcactccagaccagagaccctcacaagaagatggagagggaggggagagagtgagacacagtggttagtaatagaaaataaattataagagatagaaaataaatgataagatattagaggacaggagccagagaagagagaggagaggacatgtcctcagtgcatcgtccccctgcagcctaggcctatagcagcataactaagggatggttaagtccagccctagctataagctttgtcaaaaaggaaagtcttaagcctgaccttaaacgtagagactgtgtctgcctcctgaacccaaactgggagctggttccacaggagaggagcctgatagctgaaggctctacctcccattctacttttagaaactctaggaaccacaagcagacctgcacttagagatcgtagtgatctgttgggacagtatggtactatgaggtctttcatgtatgatggagctaggcctttcggggccttgtatgtaaggaggaggattttaaattcaattctagattttaaagggagccaatgaagagaagctaatactggagtaatatgatctctcttgctaattcctgtcagtgctcttgctgcagcgttttgaatcaattggaggctttttaaagagtatttggagccagacagtaacgagttataATAATCCAGCctgaaagacacaaatgcatgaactagttattccgcatcactctgagaaaggatgttcctaatgttgatgatattacgaaggtgaaagaaagcagtcctggtcacctgctttattgAGAATTTAAGGACaaatcctggtcaaatataacaccaaggtttttcacagtagtactggaggccaaggtaacacCAtacaacaaaagcaggtgattagataatgaatctctgac
This genomic interval carries:
- the tnnt1 gene encoding troponin T, slow skeletal muscle isoform X1, encoding MSDVEEEYEEQTEEAEEEQEAEPEEEAEANEQVEVEEDGELQEYQDHDAQEEEEERPKPKPMVPQLAPPKIPEGERVDFDDIHRKRMEKDLLELHTLIDAHFEQRKKDEEELIGLMERIERRRSERAEIQRVRAEKEKDRQNRIAEERHRKEEEEAKKKADDDAKKKKVLTGMGANFGGFLAKAESRKGKRLTGREIKKKTLADRRQPLGIDNMREDGLKKRAQEMWNWIYQLESEKFDHMEHMKHQRYEITVLLNRIQHAQKFKKVHGKGKVGGRWK
- the tnnt1 gene encoding troponin T, slow skeletal muscle isoform X2 yields the protein MSDVEEEYEEQTEEAEEEQEAEPEEEAEANEQVEVEEDGELQEYQEEERPKPKPMVPQLAPPKIPEGERVDFDDIHRKRMEKDLLELHTLIDAHFEQRKKDEEELIGLMERIERRRSERAEIQRVRAEKEKDRQNRIAEERHRKEEEEAKKKADDDAKKKKVLTGMGANFGGFLAKAESRKGKRLTGREIKKKTLADRRQPLGIDNMREDGLKKRAQEMWNWIYQLESEKFDHMEHMKHQRYEITVLLNRIQHAQKFKKVHGKGKVGGRWK